The genomic region GGTGCTGAACTTCGTCGTCCGCCGGCAGTCGGTGGGCGTGACGCTCACCGAGATCCCCCTCGTCGTGGCGTTGTTCTTCCTGCCGCCGCTGACCGTTGTCCTGATCTACACGCTCGCCTCGTTGATCTGGAGCGCCACGCAGCGCTTCCCACCGGCGAAGTTCTGGTTCAACGTCGCAAAGGCCGCAGCGGCCACGTCGATTGCCAGCCTGCTGCTCCTGCGGCTGCCGTCACTTGACGACGTGGGCCCCGGCACCTGGGGCAGCCTCTTCCTCGCGGTGAACACCATCACCCTGGTCAGCCTTATCTCGGTTGTCGGCGTCCATGTGCTCCTGCAGGGCTGGCAGGCGGGCCGGGAGGCACTGCGGACCACACCGTCGGTGTTCCTCACCACCTCGATCAACGCGTCCGTCGGTCTGCTCGTCCTGATCGCGCTGGAAGCGACGTGGTGGTCGGCGTTGCTGCTGGCTGCCCTCTTCGCCGCTCTTGCCCTGGTCTACCGGTCCTACGCCCAGTTCTTCCGGCAGCACCGCACCCTCACCGGCATGTACGACCTGGCCCGGCTGATCACCACAAGCGGTGCCGACGCGGCACTCGCCGATGTCCTGCTCGACCGGGTTCGTGCCCTCATGCAGGCGGAGTCCGCCACCCTCTGGCTGCCCGCTCAGGGCCGGCATCCGGAGGTGCTGTTGACGGCCCGGGTCGACACACCGGGGTTGCTGGACGTCGCTCCGACGCCGGCGATCCTGCGGGTACGGGCGCGGGATCTCGCGAAGACGTTGTCGATGGGGCGTCTGCTCGGCGACGAGAGCGCCCTGCGCCGCGAGATCAGCGCCCGCGAGATCAAAGACGTGATCGTGGTGCCGCTGCGCTCCGGGCAGGCCGTGATCGGCACCCTGGAGGTGGCGAACCGGCTCAGCGACATCGGCCACTTCGCCCCCGGCGACATCCCCATCTTCGAGACGGTGGCGGCGCACGCGGCGGTCGCGCTGGAAAATTCGCGGCTTGTCGACCGGCTGCGGCACGACGCCTACCACGACACGTTGACGCGGCTGCCCAACCGCCGCCGGATCATCGCGGCGCTTGACGAGTCGGCCAAGATCGGGGCGCCCGACGAGGTGGTGGCGCTGCTGCTGTTCGACGTCGACGGGCTGCGTCAGGTAAACGAATCCCTCGGCCACGCGGCCGGCGACAAGGTTCTCGTCGAGGTCGCCAACCGGTTGCGGGCCAGTGCGCCGTCGTCGGCCCTGGTCGGCCGGGTCGGCGGTGACGAGTTCCTGGTGACGCTGCGTCTGGAGAGCGCCGAAGCGGCGTTGGAGTTGGCCGGTCAACTGCGCGACCAGATCCGCGACGAAATGGTCTTCGACGCGCTCACCCTCGACGTGAACACGGCGGTCGGTGTCGCCGTACACCCGGATCATGGCAGCGATGCCGCGACCCTGCTGCTGCGGGTCGATTTGGCGGCGACGGCCGCCAAGTCGGTGCCGGGCAGCGTGCAGCTGTTCAACCCGGCCCTGGAGTCCCGGTCGTTGCGCCGGTTGGGCCTCGCCGGCGACCTGCGCCGGGCACTGGACCAGAACGAGCTGGAGGTCTACTTCCAGCCCAAGGTGACATTGCGTGACCGGCGGCTGGTCGGCGTGGAGTGCCTGGCCCGGTGGGAGCATCCCACCCACGGCACTGTCGCCCCCGAGGACTTCGTGGCGGTGGCGGAGCACACCGGCCAGCTGAGCCGGCTCACCGAGGTGGTGCTCCGCGAGGGGTTGCGGCGGAGCCGGGACTGGGCCCAGGCCGACCAGGCGCTGCCCATCGCTGTCAACCTCGCCGCCCGAACGCTCACCGACCGGCACTTCCCGGATCGGGTGCAGGAGCTGTTGACCGAGTACGGCGTGCCGGCGCAGCGCCTCACCCTGGAGATCACCGAGGCAGGGGTGCTGGACGGCACCGACAGGCCCATTCCGACACTGCACCGGCTGCGCGATCTCGGCGTCCGGCTGTCGGTGGACGACTTCGGCACCGGCGACTCGTCGCTCGCCCACCTACGCCGGCTGCCCGTGCACGAGGTGAAGGTGGACCGCTCCTTCGTGCAGGGCATGGCGACCGACCCGGGCGACCTGGCGATCGTCAACGCGGTGGTGACGCTCTCCCAGCAGTTCGGCCTGGCCGTGGTCGCGGAGGGCGTGGAGAGCGAGCTGACCTTGGAGCTTCTCCAGGACATCGGCTGTGAGATAGGTCAGGGCTTCCTGTTCAGCCGGCCGCTGCCGTACGAGCGGCTGGCAGCCTGGTTCGGCGCCCAGGCCGACCCGGAAGCGACCTCCGGCACGGAGCTTCCGCGCCTTCGTGTCGTGCCCTGAGCTGGGCGTAGAGGGTCACCGGGGATCCGATTTCACCTGCCGGCAGGTGCCGTGTACTCTTACTTCTGCGCGCCCCACGGGGAGATCGCGCAGGCCCCCTTAGCTCAGTCGGCAGAGCGTCTCCATGGTAAGGAGAAGGTCTACGGTTCGATTCCGTAAGGGGGCTCGAGGGTTCAGCTGGACCCACCGCGGCGGTGTAGCTCAGATGGCAGAGCAAGCGGCTCATAATCGCTGTGTCGCCGGTTCAAGTCCGGCCACCGCTACTCTCGTCTTCCGGGCTCGTTCCCGGTGGTCGTGAACCCGGGCGCCAATGGCGCCCACTTTGCATGTCCGCGCAGTCAGCGTCTAGGCTGACGCGTCGTAGTTGTTTCCGTTAGCGAGGAAGGCACTCCGCCGTGGCGAAGGCTACCGATGTCCGGCCGAAGATCACTTTGGCGTGTGTGGAGTGCAAGGAGCGCAACTACATCACGCGCAAGAACCGCCGGAACGACCCCGACCGCATCGAGCTGAAGAAGTTCTGCCCGCGTGACGGTCGGCACACCGTTCACCGCGAGACCCGCTGACTCGTGGCCGGCTTCGCGCCGGCCACCGTCGCAAGCTTTCCGATCGCCGATCTGACCGGTCCGACGCGGCTTGACCGCCGTCGACCGCCCAGGTCGGCGATCGTGTTGTACGTGTAGGTTCGCGGCATGTCTCTGGACCCTTCCTTCGTCGGCCGGACGTATCCGCCGACGGCCCCCTATCAGGTGGGCCGAGAAAAGATCCGTGAGTTCGCCACCGCCATCGGCGCCACCGATCGGGCCTACCACGACCCAGCGGCTGCCCAGGCCCTGGGCCATCCGGACGTGGTCGCCCCGCCGACCTTCCCGGTGATCGTCGCGGGAGCGGCGAACCAGCAGATCTTCGAGGACCCGGCGTTGGGCGTCGACTACAGCCGCGTGGTGCACGGTGACCAGCGTTTCGCGTACACCAGGCCGGTCGTGGCGGGCGACGAGCTGGTCTGCACGAGCACCATCGAGGACGTCACCACCCGGGGCGGGCACGGCTTCCTGACCACCCGCACCGACGTGAGCACCGTCGCCGGCGAGCCGGTGGTCGCCGTCTGGACCAAGATCGTCGTACGCGGGGAGGCCTGAGATGGATTTGCCAGCCAAGACGTTCCGGGTGACCCGTGCCGACCTGGTCCGCTACGCGGGCGCCTCGGGGGACTTCAACCCGATCCACTGGAGCGACAGGTTCGCCACGAAGGTGGGGCTGCCCGGTGTGATCGCGCACGGCATGTTCACCATGGCGCTTGTCGGTCGGGCGGTCACCGAGTGGGCCGGCGCGCCCGACGCGGTGGTCGAGTACGGCGTGCGGTTCACCCGGCCCGTTGTGGTCCCTGACGACGACGAGGGGACCGAGATCGAGGTGTCCGCGGTGGTCCGCGAGGTGACCGAGGACGGCCTCACCCGGCTCGATGTGACCGCCACCTGTCTGGGCGAGAAGGTGCTCGCGCAGGCGCGGGCGACCATCCGGACGGCACGCTGAAACAGACCCGCCACGCGTGGCGGGTAGACCGGTTGGGAAAGTCGGGCGGCTACCCGTACACTGGTCCGCCGTGGGGCAAGTGACCCCTGCTCGGTCGTCTGTGACCGCGTGGGGCGAGTGTTGCCGCACAGGGGTGTAGCTCAATTGGCAGAGCAGCGGTCTCCAAAACCGCAGGCTGCAGGTTCAAGTCCTGTCACCCCTGCGCCTCAGGCCTGACCGTTCCCGTGGGTCGCGCCGCCGAGATGGCGGCGTCCGGCCCGTGGTGGTGGCATCGGCGGGGTGGGTCCGAGGCATTCGGGCACCCCGGTTGATCCACCGGCCGCGGCCCGTCGCGGGACGGTTGGGCCCGGCCGGCGTGACCAGCGCCGCGTACGCCACCCGGCGTGCGACCCGAGATTCCGCGACGGAGGGCGAAGTGGCCGACAACAAGCGGCGCGGCGACGACGACGGCGACGATCGTCTGGACGACGAGATCGTCGACGAGGCAGCCGACGACGACGCCACCAGCGCGGAGGACGAGCCGGTCTCCCGGGGTGGCACCGCAACGCGGTCCCGCGCCCGGGCCGAGTCGGCGGACAGCCGGCCGACCACCCGGTCGGAAACGTCTCGGGTAGGCGTGTTCGGCCGCATCGCCCGGTTTTTCCGCGAGGTCGTTGCCGAACTGCGTAAGGTCATCTGGCCGACGCGCAAGGAGCTGCTGACCTACACCGGAGTGGTGGTGACGTTCGTCGCGGTGATGCTGACGATCGTGGCCCTGCTGGACTACGGGTTCGCCAAGGTCGTGTTGTTTGTCTTCGGCAACTCGGACTGACCGGCTGCCTCCAGAGCCGATAGTGACGGAAGTGAGCGAGCGTGCCTGAGTACGACGAGACCGCCGGACCGGTGGACGAGCAGTCCACCGTCGCGACGGCGGCTGGTGACGAGTCGGTTGAGGCCGCCAGCGAGCCGGAGTTCCCCACCACCGAGCCAGCGCCGGACGAGGAGTACGACCCGGTCGCCGAGTTGAGGCAGAAGCTGCGCTACGCCCCGGGCGACTGGTACGTGGTGCACTCGTACGCCGGCTACGAGAACAAGGTGAAGACCAACCTCGAGACCCGGATCACGAGCCTCGACATGGAGGACTTCATCTACCAGGTCGAGGTGCCGACCCGGGAAGAGGTCGAGGTCAAGAACGGTAAGCGTTCCCAGATCCAGGCCAAGGTCTTCCCGGGCTACATCCTGGTCCGGATGGAGTTGACCGCCGAGTCCTACTCCTGTGTCCGCAACACCCCGGGTGTGACCGGCTTCGTCGGCGCGACGGACCGGGCTGACCGGCCCGCGCCGCTCTCGCTCGACGAGGTGCTGAAGTGGCTGGCGCCGGCGGTCGAGACCGAACAGAAGAAGGCGAAGCCGGAGGTCAAGGTCCTCGACTTCGAGGTCGGCGACTCCGTCACCGTCACCGACGGCGCGTTCGCCTCGCTGCCGGCCACGATCAGCGAGATCAACGCCGACCAGCAGAAGCTCAAGGTGCTGGTGTCGATCTTCGGTCGGGAAACCCCGGTGGAGCTCAACTTCAACCAGGTCGCCAAGATCTGACCCGGTCGTCGGCGGCGGGTCGACCCGCCGCCGACGTCGGCGTACGCCCTCCCGCTCGACCTCGGCGGACGAGCGGGCAGCGGCCTGCGCTACCCTTGAACGTCGCCGCTGTCGCGTCGCGCTGACCGTGCGCGCCCGCTCGCTGTGGCGTCAGCCGCATTTTCCCAGCTCCAAGCCCCAGGAAGTGACATGCCTCCGAAGAAGAAGCTCGTCAAGACGTTCACGCTTCAGCTGCCGGCGGGCCAGGCCACGCCGGCGCCGCCGGTCGGCCCCGCGCTCGGCCAGCACGGCGTGAACATCATGGAGTTCTGCAAGTCCTACAACGCGCAGACCGAGTCCCAGCGGGGCGACATCGTCCCCGCCGAGATCAGCGTGTACGAGGACCGGTCCTTCACCTTCGTGCTGAAGACCCCGCCCGCCGCCCGGCTGCTGATCAAGGCTGCCGGTGTGCAGAAGGGCTCGGGCGTTCCGCAGAGCGAGAAGGTCGGCTCGGTCAGCCGCGCCCAGCTGCGTGAGATCGCCGAGAAGAAGATGGCCGACCTCAACGCCAACGACCTGGACCAGGCCGAGAAGATCATCGCCGGCACCGCCCGGTCGATGGGCATCACCGTCAACGACTGACGTCGGCCCTTTCGAAGACCCGACCGTGGGAGGGCCGCTCCGAGCGGCCCGCCAGAGACCACAGGAGTATTCAGCAATGCAGCGCAGCAAGAGCTACCGCAAGGCCGCCGACGTCATCGACCGGTCGAAGCTGTACACCCCCGCCGAGGCCGTGAAGCTGGCCAAGGAGACCACCAACGTCAAGTTCGACGCCACGGTCGAGGTCGCCATGCGCCTCGGCGTCGACCCCCGCAAGGCGGACCAGATGGTCCGCGGCACGGTCAACCTGCCGCACGGCACCGGTAAGACCGCCCGCGTGATCGTCTTCGCCGGCGGCGCGAAGGCCGAAGAGGCTGTCGCGGCGGGTGCTGACGAGGTGGGCACCGACGAGCTGGTCGCCCGCATCCAGGGTGGTTGGCTCGACTTCGACGCGGCGATCGCCACGCCGGACCAGATGGCCAAGATCGGCCGGATCGCGCGGATCCTGGGCCCGCGCGGTCTCATGCCGAACCCGAAAACCGGCACGGTGACCATGGACGTCACCAAGGCGGTGCAGGACATCAAGGGCGGCAAGATCACCTTCCGGGTGGACAAGCACTCCAACCTGCACCTGATCATCGGCAAGGCCTCCTTCACGGAGACCCAGCTGGTGGACAACTACGCGGCGGTGCTCGACGAGGTCCTGCGGGCCAAGCCGTCCGCGGCCAAGGGCAAGTACCTCCGCAAGGTCATCCTCACCACCACGATGGGCCCGGGCGTTCCGGTCGACCCGAACCTGGTGAAGAACCTTACTGAGGACTCGGCCGAGGCCTGAGCCGACAGTTCGCTCCGCCGGGGCGCCGCCACCACTGTGGCGGCGCCCCGGCGCGTCTGTGTTGTGGCAGTCTCGGCCCATGCGGTTGGAGAACGTCTGGTTGCGGTACCACCGGCGTGGCCCGTGGGTGCTGCGGGGCGTGGACGCGCGGATCGGCCCGGGTGAGGTAGCAGTCGTGCTGGGCCGCAACGGGGTGGGCAAATCGACGCTTCTCCAGGTGGCCGCCGGCGTGCTCCGGCCGGGCCGGGGCCGCGTCGCCGACCGACCCGCCCGGGTGGGCTGGGTGCCGGAACGCTTCCCTGCCGACCAGCCCTTCACAGTGGCCCGCTACCTGACCGGCATGGCACGGATGGCCGGCCTGGGCCGGGCGGCCGCCGACGAGGCGGTGACGGCCTGGACGCAACGGCTCGGGCTGGGCGCGATGCAGACGGTGCGACTTCCGGAGCTGTCCAAGGGCACCGCGCAGAAGGTGGGCCTCGCCCAGGCGATGCTGCGACGGCCGGGCCTGCTGGTCCTCGACGAACCGTGGGAGGGCCTGGACGCCGCGACACGCGAGCTGGTTCCCGAGCTGATCGACGAGGTGCTGGCCGGCGGCGGCAGCGTCCTGGTCAGTGACCACCGGGGGGAGACGGTCCGGCTGCCGGGCGCGCGACGCTTGTCGGTGGCCGACGGCTCGCTGACCGAGGAGACGCCGCCTGCAGACGAGACGTTCGCTGTGGTCGAGGTCGCGGTGCCGGCCGCGCGGGTCGCCGGCACCGTCGCCCGGTTGCGCGCCGACGGCCACCAGATTCTTCGGGTACGCGCCGACACCTCCATCGCCACAGCCCAGCTCCAACCCGCTGTGCCAGCGATCCGACCGGCTGCTGGGTCGGCATCCGAGCAGCCCGGCGGCGCCACTGCAGTGGTCGAGCCGGCGGCGGGGGAGGCGCAGTGAACGCCCTGGTCCGGCTGCGGCTTGCCGGCTTCCTGCGTACCGGGCGGGCGTTGGCACCGCTGCTCGCCGGCCTCGTCGCGCTCGGCATCCTGTACGGCGGCGGCCGGGCCCAGCCGGCGGAGGCGTACGGCGTCTCGGCCGTGGTGCTCTTTCCGGTGCTCGCCTGGCAGACCAAGATCCTGCTGGACATCGAGCCGGACGTGCAGCGCCGCCTCGCCCAGGTGACGGTAGGGGTGGCCCGGGAGCGGGCGGCTGGGCTGCTCGCTGCAGGTGTCACGGCGCTTGTGGCGGTGTCCGTGGCGCTTGTCTTTCCGTGGCTGGTGGGCGGGGTCACCGGTCCGGCCGACCCGGGGGACCGGTCACTGCTGGCCGGGCTCACGCTGGGGCTGTGGGCGCACCTGCTGGTCGTACCGTCGGCGGTTGCCCTTGGCGCGCTGGCCAGCCGGGCGTCGGTGGGCGGCGCCGCGTACGGCGTCGCGGTGCTTGCCGTCGGTGGCGTCGGCGCGGTGGTGCTCGGGCTGAGCGATTCGGTGGTCCCCTGGCTGGCGCCGCCGATCATGGCCGCGGCCCGGACGACCGCTGGCGACGCCGCCGCGCTCACACTTGTCGGACTTACCGTGTGGGCGTTGGCCTGGAGTGCCGCGGCCGTCGGCGGTTACCTGTGGCGGCGGCGGGCGCAGGGCTGACCACGCCAGAGTGCAGGTGACCCGGCTCACCGGGGGCGATTTGGCGCTGGTGGGACAGGGCGCGTACTCTTCAAACGTCATCCGTGTTGTCACGGATGAGGAACCACCCAGAGACCGCTGGTCACCGTGCTCCGGCACGGTCGAAGGTCCCGCGACACGGGCGACCCGCGTAGGGCGGCAAGCGTAACTCGGCAGTGAGCATGGTCCGCCGACCGTGTCGATCCGCCGGCCCTCGCCCCGTGCGCCCTGCGCCGGGGTTTTTTCGTTGTCGCCGCCTCCGCCTGACGTCCGGCTTCGGACGGTACGGGGATCAGCCTCGAGTAACGAGAGAGGAGGGACATGGCGGACAAGCCGATCCGGGCCGACAAGGCCACGGCCGTCGCTGAGCTGACCGAGAGCTTCCGCAGCGCGGGCGCTACCGTGCTGACCGAGTACCGGGGTCTGACGGTCTCCCAGCTCACCCAGCTGCGGCGCTCGCTCGGTGCCGAGACCAGCTACACGGTCGCGAAGAACACGCTGGCGAAGCGTGCTGCGACGGACGCAGGCATCACCGGCCTCGACGAGCTGTTCTCCGGTCCTACCGCGCTGACTTTCGTTTCGGGCGACGTCGTCGAGGCGGCGAAGGGCCTTCGCGACTTCGCGAAGGCCAACCCGAAGCTCGTCATCAAGGGCGGTGTCTTCGAGGGCAAGGCCATTTCCGCGGCCGAGGTCACGAAGCTTGCCGACCTGGAGTCCCGTGAGGTGCTGCTGGCCAAGCTGGCCGGCGCGATGAAGGGCAACCTGAGCAAGGCCGCGGCCCTGTTCCAGGCTCCGCTCTCCAAGGCCGCCCGCGCGGCGGCCGCCCTGGCGGACAAGAAGCGCGAGCAGGAGGGCGCCGAGGCGGCCTGAGGCCCCGCGGCGCACCCACGTTCTTAGACAACCTTTAGAAAGGACGCCAGATATGGCGAAGCTCAGCACCGACGAGCTGCTCGACGCGTTCAAGGAGATGACGCTGATCGAGCTCTCTGAGTTCGTGAAGCAGTTCGAGGACACCTTCGAGGTCACCGCTGCGGCCCCGGTCGCCGTGGCCGCCGCCGGTGGGGCTCCGGCCGCCGCCGAGGCCGAGCCGGAGAAGGACGAGTTCGACGTCGTCCTCGAGGCTGACGGTGGCAAGAAGATCCAGGTCATCAAGGTCGTGCGCGAGCTGACCGGCCTGGGCCTCAAGGAGGCCAAGGACGCGGTCGAGTCCGCGCCGAAGGCCATCCTGGAGAAGGTCAACAAGGAGACCGCCGAGAAGGCCAAGGCCAAGCTCGAGGGCGAAGGCGCCAAGGTCACCCTCAAGTGACCTGAGCTCCACTAGCGCTGCGTTCCGGTTCGTGAGCCGGGGCACCATCGCGTCACGGCGGGCGGTGATCCGACAGGGATCGCCGCCCGCCGTGTTGGTGTACCGGTGTGACAGCTGCCTTGAGCTGGGCGCCGATCGGGGTCGCCGACCATCCGGACGAGCGTCGACGGTCGCCCTCAGGTGGGAAAGAGAGGACGACCCGGATACCGGGCCTTGACGCGGCCCCGGCCTGCCAGGCACGCTGACACCAGCAAGACACCGCGCTTGCGACGGCCACGATGTGGGTATGTCAGCGGCGGCACCATCGCCGCAGCAACATCCCGAGCGGCCCGACGGGAACGTTGCGTTCCGAGCGGCCCGGCAGCCCCGGTTTTCCGGGGGCCAGGGCGCGTTCCGCAACGACCTGCGGGTTGGGCTGGACAGCGGTTAGCCTCTCGGCTACACTGCTAGTTTGCGCTGCCTTCCGACTAGACCCCTGCTCGGAAATGTCCGGTTATGGATATTTCTGGTGGGGTCATTGGAGTGCACGCGTACCAGCCGTTCTGCAGCACCGGTCCTCGGAAGGACGCATCTTGGCAGCTTCCCGCCCTGCGAAGACCAGTCGTACGTCGAGCGCATTCGCTCCCCGCCGAGTTTCATTCGGCAGGATCACCGAACACCTCGAGGTCCCCAACCTCCTCGCCATTCAGAACGAGTCCTTCGACTGGCTCGTCGGCAACGAGGGTTGGCAGGGCCGGTCGGCGGACGACCCGCACGCACGCTCGGGTCTCGCGGAGATCCTTGAAGAGATCAGTCCCATTGAGGACTTCTCCGGCACCATGTCGCTGTCCTTCTCAGCGCCGCGCTTCGACGAGGTCAAGGCCTCGATCGAGGAGTGCAAGGAGAAGGACCTGACCTACTGCGCTCCGCTGTTCGTGACCGCGGAGTTCACCAACAACACCACCGGCGAGATCAAGAGCCAGACGGTGTTCATGGGTGACTTCCCGATGATGACGCCCAAGGGCACCTTCGTCATCAACGGCACCGAGCGCGTCGTCGTCAGCCAGCTCGTCCGGTCCCCGGGCGTGTACTTCGACAAGCAGCCGGACAAGACCTCCGACCGTGACCTCTCCAGCGTCAAGGTCATCCCGAGTCGGGGTGCCTGGCTGGAGTTCGACATCGACAAGCGCGACACGGTCGGCGTACGTATCGACCGTAAGCGCCGGCAGGCCGTCACCGTCCTGCTCAAGGCCATCGGATGGTCGGCCGAGCGGATCCGTGAGCGGTTCGGCTGGTCCGAGCTGATGATGACCACGCTCGAGAAGGACCACATCGCCGGCCAGGATGAGGCCCTGCTAGACATCTACCGCAAGCTGCGCCCTGGCGAGCCGCCGACGCGCGAGAACGCCCAGACCCTGCTCGACAACCTCTTCTTCAACCCGAAGAGGTACGACGTCGCCAAGGTCGGGCGCTACAAGTTCAACAAGAAGCTCGAAGTCGACGTGCCGATCACCACAGGCACGCTGACCGAGGACGACATCGTCGCCACCGTGGAGTACCTGTGCCGGCTGCACGCCGGCGAGGACGGCTACGAGGCCGACGACATCGACCACTTCGGCAACCGTCGTCTGCGGACCGTGGGCGAGCTGATCCAGAACCAGGTTCGGGTCGGCCTGTCCCGGATGGAGCGGGTCGTCCGTGAGCGGATGACCACGCAGGACGTCGAGGCGATCACCCCGCAGACCCTGATCAACATCCGCCCGGTGGTGGCGGCGATCAAGGAGTTCTTCGGGACGTCGCAGCTGTCCCAGTTCATGGACCAGACCAACCCGCTGGCGGGCCTGACCCACCGGCGCCGGCTGAGCGCGCTCGGCCCGGGTGGTCTGTCCCGGGAGCGGGCCGGCTTCGAGGTCCGCGACGTGCACCCGTCCCACTATGGCCGGATGTGCCCGATCGAGACGCCGGAAGGCCCGAACATCGGCCTGATCGGCGCGCTGTCCACCTTCGCCCGGGTCAACCCGTTCGGCTTCATCGAGACGCCGTACCGGAAGGTCGTCGACGGTCGGGTCACCGACCAGATCGACTACCTGACCGCGGACGAGGAGGACCGGTTCGTCAAGGCCCAGGCCAACGCGCCGCTGAAGGCCGACGGCACGTTCGCCGAGGACCGGGTCCTGTGTCGCCGTAAGGGCGGCGAGACCGAGGACGTCGTCCCCAGCGCCGTCGACTACATGGACGTCTCGCCCCGGCAGATGACCTCCGTGGCGACCGCCATGATCCCGTTCCTCGAGCACGACGACGCCAACCGGGCACTGATGGGCGCGAACATGCAGCGCCAGGCTGTGCCGCTGGTCAAGGCCGAGGCGCCGCTCGTGGGTACGGGCATGGAGTACCGGGCCGCGGTCGACGCTGGCGACGTGGTGGTCGCCGAGGTCGGCGGTGTGATCGAGGATCTCTGCGCCGACTACGTCACCATCCACCAGGACGACGGCCACCGCCGGACGTACCTGCTGCACAAGTTCCGCCGCTCCAACGCCGGCTCCTGCGTCAACCAGAAGCCGGTGGTCTTCGAGGGCGACCGCGTCGAGGCCGGTCAGGTCATCGCCGACGGGCCGTGCACCGACGAAGGCGAGATGGCGCTCGGGCGCAACCTGCTCGTGGCGTTCATGTGCTGGGAGGGCCACAACTACGAGGACGCGATCATCCTGTCGCAGCGCCTCGTGCAGCAGGACGTGCTCACCTCGATCCACATCGAGGAGCACGAGGTCGACGCCCGGGACACCAAGCTCGGCCCGGAGGAGATCACCCGCGACATCCCGAACGTCAGCGAGGAAATGCTCGCCGACCTCGACGAGCGCGGCATCATCCGGATCGGCGCCGAGGTAGTCCCCGGCGACATCCTGGTCGGCAAGGTCACGCCCAAGGGCGAGACCGAGCTGACCCCGGAGGAGCGGCTGCTCCGCGCGATCTTCGGTGAGAAGGCGCGTGAGGTTCGGGACACCTCGCTGAAGGTGCCGCACGGCGAGACCGGCACGGTCATCGGTGTGCGCACGTTCTCCCGCGAGGACGGCGACGAGTTGCCGCCGGGTGTCAACGAGCTGGTCCGGGTCTACGTCGCCCAGAAGCGCAAGATCCAGGACGGCGACAAGCTCGCCGGCCGCCACGGCAACAAGGGCGTCATCTCGAAGATCCTGCCGATCGAGGACATGCCGTTCCTGGAGGACGGCACCCCCGTCGACATCGTGCTCAACCCGCTGGGTGTGCCGAGCCGGATGAACATCGGCCAGGT from Micromonospora profundi harbors:
- the rpoB gene encoding DNA-directed RNA polymerase subunit beta, translated to MAASRPAKTSRTSSAFAPRRVSFGRITEHLEVPNLLAIQNESFDWLVGNEGWQGRSADDPHARSGLAEILEEISPIEDFSGTMSLSFSAPRFDEVKASIEECKEKDLTYCAPLFVTAEFTNNTTGEIKSQTVFMGDFPMMTPKGTFVINGTERVVVSQLVRSPGVYFDKQPDKTSDRDLSSVKVIPSRGAWLEFDIDKRDTVGVRIDRKRRQAVTVLLKAIGWSAERIRERFGWSELMMTTLEKDHIAGQDEALLDIYRKLRPGEPPTRENAQTLLDNLFFNPKRYDVAKVGRYKFNKKLEVDVPITTGTLTEDDIVATVEYLCRLHAGEDGYEADDIDHFGNRRLRTVGELIQNQVRVGLSRMERVVRERMTTQDVEAITPQTLINIRPVVAAIKEFFGTSQLSQFMDQTNPLAGLTHRRRLSALGPGGLSRERAGFEVRDVHPSHYGRMCPIETPEGPNIGLIGALSTFARVNPFGFIETPYRKVVDGRVTDQIDYLTADEEDRFVKAQANAPLKADGTFAEDRVLCRRKGGETEDVVPSAVDYMDVSPRQMTSVATAMIPFLEHDDANRALMGANMQRQAVPLVKAEAPLVGTGMEYRAAVDAGDVVVAEVGGVIEDLCADYVTIHQDDGHRRTYLLHKFRRSNAGSCVNQKPVVFEGDRVEAGQVIADGPCTDEGEMALGRNLLVAFMCWEGHNYEDAIILSQRLVQQDVLTSIHIEEHEVDARDTKLGPEEITRDIPNVSEEMLADLDERGIIRIGAEVVPGDILVGKVTPKGETELTPEERLLRAIFGEKAREVRDTSLKVPHGETGTVIGVRTFSREDGDELPPGVNELVRVYVAQKRKIQDGDKLAGRHGNKGVISKILPIEDMPFLEDGTPVDIVLNPLGVPSRMNIGQVLETHLGWVAKTGWKVEGDDTEWKRQLRSIDAHESEGDTNVATPVFDGAREAEISGLLASTLPNRDGNQLIGSSGKAQLYDGRSGEPLPDPIAVGYIYILKLNHLVDDKIHARSTGPYSMITQQPLGGKAQFGGQRFGEMECWAMQAYGAAYALQELLTIKSDDVLGRVKVYEAIVKGENIPEPGIPESFKVLLKELQSLCLNVEVLSSDGVALEMRETDDEVFRAAEELGIDLSRREPSSVEEV
- the rplL gene encoding 50S ribosomal protein L7/L12, whose product is MAKLSTDELLDAFKEMTLIELSEFVKQFEDTFEVTAAAPVAVAAAGGAPAAAEAEPEKDEFDVVLEADGGKKIQVIKVVRELTGLGLKEAKDAVESAPKAILEKVNKETAEKAKAKLEGEGAKVTLK